In Mytilus edulis chromosome 7, xbMytEdul2.2, whole genome shotgun sequence, a single genomic region encodes these proteins:
- the LOC139529847 gene encoding perlucin-like protein, protein MDSIMCIAFILVLGAIDVSNSFPCLSNKTMDEFKSFREKLKQFEIEIKNKFSGLDTDLQSMESDIAKRKFEKYNGHCYYFGEDKLSWSNAQRNCQLIGGNLVNIDDSSENSWLKSNTNGVSGSAYWIGLFDLVEGEFRWTNDQEVVSYKNFADGQPNNAGGKQDCVYLYYNTGEWYDDPCKNNLNYICENDFCY, encoded by the exons ATGGATTCCATTATGTGTATTGCATTCATACTAGTTTTGGGGGCTATAGATGTTAGTAATTCGTTTCCATGTTTATCGAACAAGACCATGGACGAATTCAAATCATTTAGAGAAAAACTAAAACagtttgaaatagaaattaaaaacaagttcAGTGGACTAGACACTGATCTTCAATCCATGGAGAGCGATATTGCAA aaagaaagtttgaaaagtaTAATGGACATTGCTATTACTTTGGAGAAGATAAACTTAGCTGGTCTAATGCACAG cGGAATTGTCAACTTATTGGAGGAAATCTGGTTAATATTGATGACTCATCTGAAAACAGTTGGTTGAAATCCAACACCaacg GAGTAAGTGGTAGCGCTTATTGGATTGGACTATTCGATCTTGTCGAGGGAGAATTCCGGTGGACCAATGACCAGGAAGTTGTAAGCTATAAAAACTTTGCTGACGGACAACCAAATAACGCAGGAGGAAAGCAAGATTGTGTTTACCTCTACTACAACACAGGAGAATGGTACGACGATCCTTGTAAAAATAATCTGAATTACATATGTGAAAATGATTTCT